ATGATCTTTTCGCCGGCAGAGTTGCCGCCGCGACGCAGAAGCGCCTGCCAGACGACAGAAGCGGCCTCATCGCCAAGATGCGTCTTAACGAATGAATACAGCGCCGGGCCGTCGGCGTCGTTTCCGCCTGAAACAAGCTTGAGGCCGGACTGGCGGCGCAGCAGATCAAGGGCCGTCGCAAAGAAGCCTTCGATTCTAAATCCGCATTCCTCGGCCTGGACGTCGTCGGCCATCATATCGACAGCGCGACCGCCATAAACAAGATGCGAGAGATAGAACCGATCCACGCCATGCGTCTCGGCCAGCTCAAGAAGGGCGTCCAGATGCGCCGCATTGGCCGACGTAAGCGTCATCCGCATACCGGTACGCATGCCGACCTGACGGGCGTTTTCGATGCCGGCCAGTGCCCGCTCAAAGGCATTGCGCAGTCCGCGATAGCGATCGTTGAAATCGGGCAGGCCGTCGACGCTGACCCCCGCATACACGATGCCGGCGTCTCTCAGCGATCGAGCCCGTTCGGGCGAAAGCAGAACGCCGTTCGTCGAAAGATGACACGATATACGGCGCTCTTTCAAGAAAACGGCTAACTCTTCGACGTCGTTGCGCAGAAGCGGCTCGCCGCCCGACAGGATGACGACGCGCACTCCGGCCTCTTCAAGTCGGATACCGATCGATTTTAGATCATCAAGGCAGAGCCCGTATTCGCTTCGACCCTTTACGGCCGACGAATAGCAGTGCGGACAGCTCATGTTGCAGCTATTGGTAACGTTCCAGACGACGACAGGGGCGGCGCCACCGTTCCTTTCAGGAGAGGAGAAGGAAAAGAGGTCCTTCGCAGAGGCCATGCTGGCCTCGAGAATTTCCGTTACTGGTAACACCGCGAATATATATTTAATACTCCCGAATACTAATTCAAGCGGAAAAAATATTTTAGAACAGGAATTCCGATATTTTTGCAGGGAATGAGAACC
This region of Leptonema illini DSM 21528 genomic DNA includes:
- a CDS encoding radical SAM protein codes for the protein MASAKDLFSFSSPERNGGAAPVVVWNVTNSCNMSCPHCYSSAVKGRSEYGLCLDDLKSIGIRLEEAGVRVVILSGGEPLLRNDVEELAVFLKERRISCHLSTNGVLLSPERARSLRDAGIVYAGVSVDGLPDFNDRYRGLRNAFERALAGIENARQVGMRTGMRMTLTSANAAHLDALLELAETHGVDRFYLSHLVYGGRAVDMMADDVQAEECGFRIEGFFATALDLLRRQSGLKLVSGGNDADGPALYSFVKTHLGDEAASVVWQALLRRGGNSAGEKIINVDHKGAVHPDQFWRGTASGNLLELPLAEIMSRPLFADLRQRETLLTGRCARCRYLSVCRGSHRERALAAGGSIWGDDPSCYLTEEDIAAESASRVEAKR